One genomic region from Strix uralensis isolate ZFMK-TIS-50842 chromosome 19, bStrUra1, whole genome shotgun sequence encodes:
- the LOC141952067 gene encoding uncharacterized protein LOC141952067 produces the protein MNFSSLAQVFLTTLQSPTCPSFNPLGAVPVAPGAILNHGYEQMWTVPRATSGAVPGSPVALAAGALQGRRCAAQSLSPWERGPWMLAARSMAAPLLSAALRGGRAFGTVAALCKRAATLGSMPSEEIDVDNLETLEKYRSFTRYFRLAEKESRKPPWWKTYRQHACPPPAQGRLEEGALWRRDGSAGRGEDARKFPQRARKERNQIPDAPEPCSERPGEAEQRGGGEGPRQEQEIAWARGNGGCRGPGRPRRRPLCPCGERRRAGGAGKAAGEQGKAGAARW, from the exons ATGAATTTCTCATCACTAGCGCAGGTTTTCTTGACCACGCTTCAAAGTCCCACTTGCCCGAGCTTCAACCCCTTGGGTGCGGTACCTGTAGCCCCTGGCGCGATCCTTAACCACGGCTACGAGCAGATGTGGACTGTGCCAAGAGCCACG TCAGGCGCGGTGCCAGGCAGCCCCGTTGCTCTGGCAGCGGGGGCCTTGCAGGGCCGGCGGTGCGCGGCGCAGTCCCTGTCGCCATGGGAACGGGGGCCTTGGATGCTGGCGGCGCGCAGCATGGCGGCGCCTTTGCTGAGCGCggcgctgcggggcgggcgggcgttCGGCACGGTCG CTGCGCTCTGCAAGCGGGCGGCCACGCTGGGGTCGATGCCCAGCGAGGAGATTGACGTGGACAACTTGGAAACGCTGGAAAAATACCGCAGTTTCACTCGCTACTTCAGGCTGGCGGAGAAGGAGAGCAGGAAGCCCCCCTGGTGGAAGACGTACCGGCAGCACGCCTGCCCCCCGCCAG cacagggtcGGCTGGAGGAGGGAGCACTGTGGAGACGGGACGGttctgctggcagaggggaggacgcCAGGAAGTTCCCTCAAAGGGCGAGAAAGGAGCGAAATCAAATCCCCGATG cgccggagccttgttccgagcggccgggcgaggcggagcagcgcggaggcggagaggggccccggcaggagcaggagatcgcgtgggccagaggtaacggggggtgccgcgggccgggccggccgcggaggagacccttgtgtccctgcggggagcggcggagagcgggaggagccgggaaggcggcgggagagcaggggaaggccggggcggcgcggtggtga
- the LOC141952068 gene encoding LOW QUALITY PROTEIN: fas-binding factor 1 homolog (The sequence of the model RefSeq protein was modified relative to this genomic sequence to represent the inferred CDS: inserted 1 base in 1 codon): protein MAQQGWGHSLAEPQKETCRSLLSKTLSVLLGLFKLWVMLESCSQGMQVAEPNPAPLHQQMDTDSISIYIKDLVGLVGDVKSPDTLPYFSTPGLRAGLASLQGLLPTKLLPVPSSLQEQNLLSPAGSSPPRADTQQQKAGFSELLLLCLQEPVAGFLCSVLRGCLVQLATSPPAASRYTSVTARTTEARHAPPRMQIPRGRRAAAGLLFSGQLRGKDQLHFVILRGMFMRYSQMEHSSGHICRLLAASQVLAGMPILRAATAAGWQAAQYNHRIFKYEHICDELRVTQGEEQGPSLLPMASGGQGREEEALCPLGGTRSFSPGARQVQALDLARAQDKLLMESLQQQHQEDLDLLQSTHRSQVKVLEETCRQREQRLQQEKEQLAAQLLSQRQEAEQAQAELEQRSALELERLRELQRVSVQELRREHEEQLQRLKWLKDQEVDAVASATSHTRTLNSVIERMEKFSSDLCDVLHRVEATHHSTSRELAVGAQMQEKQLKVLQDRLSQQQRDAEEERRRFQEVVAKMEARLDEQTQLLEQERQTVLAERSRAESLEEEQRVITQQLSVERPELERVKSALLEEQKSVTQKHTEEQQKLAAKWSEFHTQQPLSKEQDTARVLPMDSQGEGPVRSLAKERAEVKIRVCALRAXEEQLAREKELLDEAWQELKADREEVNGAALRVRQQEKELKSVTKLSSQKYEEGQRALQEAHRVESQDQSRLQSLQRQLEQVKQQQERPHQDQSSMAQQRSQLQQLRQELSKSPMMLRTTGWDSSAPESGFSSMLCFPPPIGSPGGIQELLARVSSAELSATLAMMKFRALQPADSLLGPSPGGDAL, encoded by the exons ATGGCACAGCAAGGCTGGGGTCATTCTCTTGCTGAGCCCCAAAAAGAGACTTGCAGATCTTTGCTCAGCAAGACCCTGAGTGTGTTGCTGGGACTGTTTAAACTCTGGGTGATGCTGGAAAGCTGCTCCCAAGGGATGCAGGTGGCTGAGCCCAACCCGGCTCCACTACATCAGCAAATGGACACTGACTCCATCTCCATTTACATCAAAGATCTGGTAGGGCTTGTAGGCGATGTGAAATCCCCTGACACATTGCCTTATTTCTCCACCCCTGGTCTCAGAGCAGGGCTAGCCAGTCTGCAGGGACTGCTACCCACAAAGCTACTGCCAGTCCCCTCCTCGCTCCAAG AGCAGAACCTGCTCAGCCCGGCAGGATCCAGCCCTCCCAGGGCTGACACACAGCAACAGAAAGCTGGATTCTCTGAGCTGCTCCTCTTGTGCCTGCAGGAGCCGGTGGCTGGGTTCCTCTGCAGCGTGCTCAGGGGATGTTTAGTGCAACTGGCCACCTCACCTCCCGCAGCGAGCCGCTACACCTCGGTGACAGCCAGGACGACAGAAGCACGGCATG CACCTCCCCGCATGCAAATCCCCCGAGGCAGGCGTGCGGCCGCAGggctgctcttctctggacagCTGCGG GGCAAGGACCAGCTCCACTTTGTGATACTGAGAGGGATGTTCATGAGGTACAGCCAGATGGAG CACAGCTCTGGCCACATCTGCAGGTTGCTTGCAGCATCCCAGGTCCTGGCTGGGATGCCCATCCTGAGAGCTGCCactgctgcaggctggcag GCTGCTCAGTACAACCATCGCATCTTCAAATATGAGCACATCTGTGATGAATTAAGGGTGACCCAGGGGGAGGAGCAGGGGCCAAGCCTGCTCCCAATGGCATCAGGGGgccagggcagagaggaggaagct ctctgtcCCCTGGGCGGCACAAGGAGCTTCTCCCCAGGTGCCCGGCAGGTGCAGGCGCTGGATCTGGCACGGGCACAGGACAAACTCTTGATGGagagcctccagcagcagcaccaggaggaCCTGGATCTCCTCCAGAGCACCCACAG gagccaggtgaaggtgctggaggagacctgcaggcagcgggagcagaggctgcagcaggagaaggagcagctggcGGCTCAGCTCCTGTCgcagaggcaggaggcagagcaggcgcaggcagagctggagcagcggAGCGCGCTGGAGCTGGAGCGGCTGcgagagctgcagag GGTGTCTGTGCAGGAGCTCCGTAGAGAGCATGAGGAGCAGCTCCAGCGGCTGAAGTGGCTGAAGGACCAGGAGGTTGATGCGGTGGCCAGTGCCACTTCACACACCAG GACTCTGAACAGCGTCATCGAGCGGATGGAGAAGTTCTCCAGCGACCTGTGTGATGTCTTGCACAGGGTGGAGGCCACGCACCACAGCACCTCCCGGGAGCTGGCCGTGGGGGCACAGatgcaggagaagcagctcaaGG tgctccaggACAGGCTGTCCCAGCAGCAGAGGGACGCAGAGGAGGAGCGGCGCCGATTCCAGGAGGTGGTGGCCAAAATGGAGGccaggctggatgagcagactcagctgctggagcag GAGCGACAGACGGTGTTGGCGGAGCGCTCCAGAGCAGAATCGCTGGAGGAGGAGCAACGAGTCATCACCCAGCAGCTCTCCGTGGAGCGACCAGAGCTGGAGAGGGTGAAG AGCGCgttgctggaggagcagaagtCGGTGACACAGAAGCACACAGAGGAGCAACAGAAGCTGGCGGCCAAGTGGTCTGAATTTCACACCCAGCAGCCACTGAGCAAGGAGCAGGACACGGCCCGAGTGCTGCCGATGGACTCCCAAGGGGAGGGCCCCGTCAGGAGCCTGGCCAAG GAGCGGGCAGAGGTGAAGATACGGGTCTGCGCACTGAGag cagaggagcagctggcgagagagaaagagctgctggatgaggcctggcaggagctgaaggCAGACAGGGAGGAGGTGAATGGGGCTGCACTGCGCGTCCGgcagcaggagaaggagctgAAAAGCGTGACCAAG ctctcctcccagaagTATGAGGAAGGGCAGCGAGCCCTGCAGGAGGCACACAGGGTCGAGTCGCAGGACCAGTCGAGGCTGCAGTCCCTGCAGCGGCAGTTGGAGCAGgtcaagcagcagcaggagcgtcCGCACCAG GACCAGTCTAGCATGGCTCAGCAGAGGAGCCAGCTCCAACAGCTGCGCCAGGAGCTGTCCAAGAGCCCCATGATGCTGCGGACCACAGGCTGGGACTCCAGTGCCCCTGAGAGTGGCTTCTCCAGCATGCTGT GCTTTCCACCTCCCATCGGCAGCCCGGGAGGTATCCAAGAACTCCTGGCCAGGGTCAGCTCCGCCGAGCTCAGCGCCACCCTGGCGATGATGAAGTTCCGAGCCCTGCAG CCCGCCGATTCCCTGCTGGGCCCTTCCCCAGGCGGGGATGCTCTTTGA